The following DNA comes from Mucisphaera calidilacus.
AGATCGATATCGGATGCGTCGACAACCCCGTCGCCGTTGTAATCACCCGGGATGAAGGGATTGGCGGCGTAATCCACGAGCATCTGGCCCAGCCGGCGGTTAAGACTCTCATCGAAACCCCCGCTGATGTTCGAAGTCCGGGCGGGGTCGATATGGAACTCGCTGTTGTAAGACCCGGGCATACCCCACTGCCAGACGTGGAGGCTCTCGATCACGTCGCCATAGCCGTCCAGCGCCCTGAGCAGGCCGCGGAAGCCTTTGAGTTGCTCGTCGAGGTCAACGGTGTGCCCCTCCGAAGCGATGGCGATCCCACGATTAAAGGGTGTGGCACCGTACTCCGTGAACTTCACGGGCAACCCATCACCCCCCTGCCGGGCCTGTGCAAACGGCAGGATGATCGTGTCGATCAACTCGGTCCAGCGCGAAACAACCAGGCCCTCGAAGTCGCCCGAGTCCGAGTTGTCTGCCTCTTCGGGCGTGACCACGCGGAAGTAAGCATCGATGCCTACGAAATCTACCGCCGGATGATCCCAAACGGTCGCGGTCAGGTTGCTGTTCGTGAAGTTGTCCCAGTTCGCGGCGTAGCCGATCTGGCCGCTGAAGACCGCATCGACCTGATCAATCAGGCTCGTGAGATCGGTGTTGTGGCCGGAGTCCTGAACCAGCGTTTTCAGCTCGGTCCCGATTGTCATCGCGTCGACGCCGTAGGTCTCGGCCATCTCCGCAACATCGACGACATAGGTGGTGTAATCATCCCAGAATGTTTCGGCCTCGTTCGACCCCGGCGTCGGGTTGTAAAACCCGCGCCAGGTGGAGAAGTTCTCCAGCTCGACGAAGGGGTTGACCGTCACGGTCATGCCGAGGCTGGTTGCCCTGGCAACCGCCGCCTCGACGTGTTCAAGATCAGGCGCTCGCTGTGAACTCGACGCGATCTGCCCCGTGCCCGGCGTGACGAACCGGAGCGGGCTGAGCGACACCTCGCGAAGCCCGTAGTCGTACATGCGCTGGACCTCATTGGCCCAGACCGTGGGCCCGTCCCAGCCGTAGTTCCACCAGGAGACCGTGTTGAACCCCAGTCCCGGGTCGTGACCCGGTTCGTAGGTGAGGTTCGCCCACCCGTCGGCGCTCAGCCCAAGGCTGAGCACCGACATGAGGATCAGGCGGGTTGGTAGGTGTGTGGCGGACACTTGCGTTTCCTGGTTACAGAGTCTGCGAGATACACGTCTGGAGAACTCGGAGCCTTAGCGATCTTTGTCGTAGAAGTATGCGTTCGTGTTGTTGGTGGCGGAAGTAAATTGGCCCCATGAATCCCGGTTCTGCCAGCTGACCGAACCATCGCGGTAGCCCATGTAGATGCCGTCAGGCGTGTAGGTATCCTGAACTCGGCCCCAGTCGATCTTACGCGTGACACCTACCTTAAATGGCGAATCCTCACCATCGGCACCTCGGTAAACAGCCTCATTCGAGCCGTTGAGGTGAGGCAGATCGCTGCCCCAACTCGCCCCGGTAATGTGGTGGTAGCAGGTGGCGACGACTTCACTGTCGGCGTAATCATCAAGCGTGCTGGGGAAGTAGAAGTACTTGTCGGTCTCCTCAACATCAACCATTGCACCGCCGCCGGGCGTGGTTCCGTCAACGAGCGTGCGATAGAGACCGCCGTAGACTGCCCAGCGAATCCACTGAAGATTCCGCGTCGAGTCGGCAGTCAGGTTGGTTCGCCCCTCGTCAATCTGGGCCTGCTCATCAAAATCGACATCCTCGAGTTCCCCATAGCTGTTACAGCCAAACGAGGAAGGAGTGAGGCCGTAACTGTTCAGCAATTCCTGGGCGAGGTCGTAGCGGTACCAGCCGGTCATCCCGGCACGACGTTCGATATTCGGATCCGCATCAATATCACCGAACGTCCCCGCCGGGTGAGGCAGGCGACCTTTATTGTCCACCGCCCAAGCCGTGTTGGCGATAACGAACTGCCTCAGACCGCTTGAGTCCGCCATCCGCCTGGCTGTCAGCCGCGCTGCACCCAGAGCGGGCAGCAGGATGCCGATGAGCAGGGCGATGATCGAGATCACCACCAACAGTTCGATGAGGGTAAAACCGATGCGTCGTGTCGTGCGTGCCATAGTCGTATCCAATCCTTATTCAGGGAGAGGCGTGCAGGGGATATCCAAGGGCCCGGGCCGGCGCTAACCGGCCGGGGCAAAACGTGTCGTTAGGATGTCAGCCGGTATCAACGGCGGCGAAGCAGAGCCAGACCACCCAGGCCCAGGAGGCCGAGGCTGGCAGGCTCCGGAACGATACGGACGTTGTCGAGATACATCGTCATCGGGGCGCGGCCCCAGTCACCATTCACGCCGAGCGTCAGGCGATAAAAACCGCTGGCCGGGTCAGCCACAAACGTGCTGAGCGGCTCCTGTACGGTGATCGTCACCGGACCACCTGCCAGATCATCCGGGAGACCGACGACGGCCACGCCATCGATCTGACGGAAGTCCGGGCCCTGAAGCGAGAACGAATTATTCAGGAACGTGCCGCCCGGGATCGTCGCGGGGTCGTAGGTGATGTCGTAAGCGATCGCGAGGCTGCCGGGACGGGCCGCCTCCTGCGCCAGAACCGCCGCCATCGCGTCAAAGAACTCGGGGTTCTTGGGGGTATCGCCACGGAAACCCTCGATGGTCGCGGTCCAGCTGAATCCGCTGATATCAACCGTCACGGCCAGGCTCTGAGCACCTTCGGTCGCGTTCAGCGGTGAGACCGCGATCGAGCCGGGGGCGTTCCAGCCGGTGTATTCCCAGCCCTCGACGCCGTCCTCAAACGAGAACAGCAGCATGTCCGCCGACGCCGAGACCGTCAGTCCCGCGACCGCGATTGCGGCCAGTGCCATTACGTTTCTTTCTCCAAACATGTGATCCTCCTTCATGGATTGGTGGCCCAAGACAGGCCTGTGACTCTGTGAAACGTGCATGAATCTATCCGAGAGCAACACGCTCCCGGCTCCTTGTCATGGTTGGACGGGGGGCGGCCCGACGCTGAGCGAAGGCTCGATCGCGTAGGCGACCGCGCGCGGCGAACGTGTCGCCATCCCCTGGGTAATCTCGGCGTGGAGTACCTCCACCGCCGCCTGCCCCACCTGTGCAAAGGGCGTGATCAACGTCGTCACGGGAAGCCCCGTGTGGTTGCGCATCATGTCCGACCCGAAACAGATCAGCGACAGGTCCTCCGGAATCCGCAGCCCCAGGCTCGTCGCTGCATTCCAGATCGCGATCGTCTCGTGGCGCTCGTAGCAGATGATCGCCGTGGGCCGATCCGGCCCCTCCAGCAGAGCGCGGGCCTTGGCCGGAGCCTCACCGGTCACGAAGCCGTCCGAGATCTCGGTCTCGAAGGGATCGAACCCGGCCTCCTGAACCGCTGAGATAAAGCCGTCGCAGCGATCATGAACCGAGTAGTGGATATAGCCGTCCGCCGCGTGATAGCTAACGTAGGCGATCTTCTGATGCCCTTGCTCCAGCAGGTGCTGGGCAGCTAGACGGCCGCCCGCGAAGTCGTTCGGATAGACACAGTTATGTGCTTTTTTGGCATTGAGCCAGACATACGGGATGCTCAGGTCACGGATGCGCTGGAGCGTCGTGTCGGGCATCTCGTAGAGGTACTCGATCAGCAGGCCATCCACGGTGTACTCGTTAAGGACCTGCGGGATCGATTCCGCGTCCTCGAACCCCTGCATCGGCAGCTCGCACATCAGCAGCCGATCGCCGGTCTCAGCCAGGCCGCGCTGGATGCCGTGCAGCAAGGAGACCTCGAAGATGTCGGCACCCGGCTCCGAGCAGCTCAGGAAGCCGATGCAGCCGAAACGCCCGGTCCGCACTGTTCGTGCCGCCTGATTGGGCCTGTAGCCATGATCGATGGCGATCTGGCGGATCAACTGACTCCGCTTCACGGCAGACGGGCGATTTTCCTTGTTCTTCCCGTTGAGCACACGCGAGACCGTCCCCGCGGAAACACCGGCCTTTTCTGCGATCTGTGCAATCGTGATGCTCATGGGAATGACTCGATCCGAATGACTTGAAGCGACCTGCTGGTTCCCGCCTGCCGGCGGTACTTTTTGAAAACGTTTCTATTTTGAATCACGGAACCACTTCTGTCAAGGCCATGCACCAAGAATATTCGCCATAAACGCTACAATTATAGATATTCTGAGCCACATTCCGCGTCCCGGTGCGCAGAATAACGAATATGACGCCTTAATCATCGATAACGATTGCAATTTCTCCCCTCTATGATAATCTCTTCATGGCAGACGACCGTTCGGACGGCATCCGCAGAATCCGTCTCTTGGCCAACAGGCTTCTTATTTAAACGAGTATCCCCATGACGAATCTCGCAACCCCACCCCTCACCCCTTCGAACGCCGCGGCACCGATCCCCTGGGAAGACCGCCCCGCCGTGTCCACTGAGGTCCTCTGGCGGTACTCCGCCAACCCCGTCATCCCACGCGACCTCATCCCGACCTCCAACAGCATCTTTAACAGTGCCGTCGTGCGTTACGGCGACGCCTTCGCCGGCGTCTTCCGCGCCGACAGCAACACGCGCAAGATGCAACTCCACGCCGGACGCTCCGCCGATGCGGTCAACTGGGAACTCGACCACGAGCCGATAAGTTTTCTCTGCGACGACGACGAGGTCGGTAACTTTGTCTACGGCTACGACCCCCGCGTCGTCTGGATCGAGGACCGCTACTGGATCACATGGTGCAACGGCTACCACGGCCCCACCATCGGCGTCGGCTACACCCACGACTTCAAGACCTTCCACCAGATCGAGAACGCCTACCTGCCCTTCAACCGCAACGGCGTGCTCTTCCCCCGCAAGATCAACGATGCCTACGTGATGCTCAGCCGCCCCTCGGACAACGGGCACACGCCCTTCGGCGAGATCTTTGTCTCGCACAGCCCCGACATGATCCACTGGGGGCGACACCGCCACGTCATGAAACCCGAGCAGCCCTGGGAATGGACCAAGATCGGCGCCGGGCCCATCCCCATCGAAACCCCTGAGGGCTGGCTCATCTTCTATCACGGCGTCCTCACTTCCTGCAACGGTTACGTCTACAGCTTCGGCGCGGCACTCCTCGACCTCGACGAGCCCTGGAAGGTCCTCTATCGCGGGGCTCCCTACCTGATCTCGCCGCAGCGCGATTACGAGTGCGTGGGCGACGTCCCTAATGTCACCTTCCCCTGCGCCGCACTCCACGACGAACCCACCGGCCGCCTCGCGATCTACTACGGGGCCGCCGACACCGTCACCGCGCTGGCCTTCGGGTACGTCGACGAGGTCATCGACTTCGTGAAGTCCACCCATCAGGACAACCCGGTCAGCCAGGTCTGACCGCCCCGAATCATCAACAGGCGATGGGAGCGGGCCCGGCAAGGCTCGATGTCGCAGGCAACCACGAAGGAATACACGGCATGCTTCGTCACAGCGCTCGCTGCGCAGCGACGGCGCTCACCCTGACACTCGCCGTGTCAGGCTGCGTGTCGCACGACGCACAAACCGATGCGGATCAACGCCCCAACATCCTGCTCATCCTCACGGACGATCAGGGCTACGGCGACCTCGCCCTCCACGGGAACCAGCACCTCGACACACCCAGGATGGACGCGCTCGGAAACGCGTCCGTCCGTCTTGACAACTTCCACGCTGCCCCCGTCTGCTCACCAACACGCGCTTCACTGATGACCGGACGCCAGTTTCTGAGCACGGGAGTCTGGGGTGTTCACGGCGGACGCGATTACCTGCATCTCGGCGAAACCACCATCGCCCAGCGACTCTCGGCCGCCGGCTACGCCACCTACATGATGGGCAAGTGGCATCTCGGTAAAAGTGCCGCCTACCTGCCCCATCAACGCGGCTTCGACGAGTCGTGGATGATCACGGACCGTCTCTACATGCACACGGACCCGGTCTTCAATCACAACGGGACCACCGAGAAGCCCAAGGGCTGGACCGCCGAGATCCTGACCGACCTCGCCATCGACTGCATGTCACGCGAACCCGACAAGCCATGGTTCATCTACCTTGCCCACCCGCTCATCCACGAACCCTATTTCGCGCCCGACGAGCTCGTCACGAAGTACCGGGCGATGGGCCTCTCCGAATCGCTGGCGACGCTCTACGCCATGACCGAACACCTCGACACCGAGGTGGGTCGCGTCGTTGACGCCGTCACCGACCGGCAGAATCAGCGTGAAACGATCGTCATATTCATGGGTGACAACGGCCCCATCGGCAACCCGTGGAACCTGCCCCATCTGACCGTCGAGGAGATGCAACAGCGAAACCCCCGCGGCTGGCGCGGCACTAAGGGCAATCTCTACGAGAACGGGGCACGGGTTCCCGCTTTCGTCTATGCCCCGGAA
Coding sequences within:
- a CDS encoding type II secretion system protein, with amino-acid sequence MARTTRRIGFTLIELLVVISIIALLIGILLPALGAARLTARRMADSSGLRQFVIANTAWAVDNKGRLPHPAGTFGDIDADPNIERRAGMTGWYRYDLAQELLNSYGLTPSSFGCNSYGELEDVDFDEQAQIDEGRTNLTADSTRNLQWIRWAVYGGLYRTLVDGTTPGGGAMVDVEETDKYFYFPSTLDDYADSEVVATCYHHITGASWGSDLPHLNGSNEAVYRGADGEDSPFKVGVTRKIDWGRVQDTYTPDGIYMGYRDGSVSWQNRDSWGQFTSATNNTNAYFYDKDR
- a CDS encoding PEP-CTERM sorting domain-containing protein, which produces MALAAIAVAGLTVSASADMLLFSFEDGVEGWEYTGWNAPGSIAVSPLNATEGAQSLAVTVDISGFSWTATIEGFRGDTPKNPEFFDAMAAVLAQEAARPGSLAIAYDITYDPATIPGGTFLNNSFSLQGPDFRQIDGVAVVGLPDDLAGGPVTITVQEPLSTFVADPASGFYRLTLGVNGDWGRAPMTMYLDNVRIVPEPASLGLLGLGGLALLRRR
- a CDS encoding glycoside hydrolase family 113, which codes for MSATHLPTRLILMSVLSLGLSADGWANLTYEPGHDPGLGFNTVSWWNYGWDGPTVWANEVQRMYDYGLREVSLSPLRFVTPGTGQIASSSQRAPDLEHVEAAVARATSLGMTVTVNPFVELENFSTWRGFYNPTPGSNEAETFWDDYTTYVVDVAEMAETYGVDAMTIGTELKTLVQDSGHNTDLTSLIDQVDAVFSGQIGYAANWDNFTNSNLTATVWDHPAVDFVGIDAYFRVVTPEEADNSDSGDFEGLVVSRWTELIDTIILPFAQARQGGDGLPVKFTEYGATPFNRGIAIASEGHTVDLDEQLKGFRGLLRALDGYGDVIESLHVWQWGMPGSYNSEFHIDPARTSNISGGFDESLNRRLGQMLVDYAANPFIPGDYNGDGVVDASDIDLLMSNLGDDSFDLDGDGQADAADLTMLVEEVLNTAFGDANLDRRVDLLDLSALAASFEDAAGWSSGDFNGDGVADLLDLSTLASSFGFESLVPEPAAASVVSMLVVLTGRRGLSHC
- a CDS encoding glycoside hydrolase family 130 protein, producing MTNLATPPLTPSNAAAPIPWEDRPAVSTEVLWRYSANPVIPRDLIPTSNSIFNSAVVRYGDAFAGVFRADSNTRKMQLHAGRSADAVNWELDHEPISFLCDDDEVGNFVYGYDPRVVWIEDRYWITWCNGYHGPTIGVGYTHDFKTFHQIENAYLPFNRNGVLFPRKINDAYVMLSRPSDNGHTPFGEIFVSHSPDMIHWGRHRHVMKPEQPWEWTKIGAGPIPIETPEGWLIFYHGVLTSCNGYVYSFGAALLDLDEPWKVLYRGAPYLISPQRDYECVGDVPNVTFPCAALHDEPTGRLAIYYGAADTVTALAFGYVDEVIDFVKSTHQDNPVSQV
- a CDS encoding LacI family DNA-binding transcriptional regulator translates to MSITIAQIAEKAGVSAGTVSRVLNGKNKENRPSAVKRSQLIRQIAIDHGYRPNQAARTVRTGRFGCIGFLSCSEPGADIFEVSLLHGIQRGLAETGDRLLMCELPMQGFEDAESIPQVLNEYTVDGLLIEYLYEMPDTTLQRIRDLSIPYVWLNAKKAHNCVYPNDFAGGRLAAQHLLEQGHQKIAYVSYHAADGYIHYSVHDRCDGFISAVQEAGFDPFETEISDGFVTGEAPAKARALLEGPDRPTAIICYERHETIAIWNAATSLGLRIPEDLSLICFGSDMMRNHTGLPVTTLITPFAQVGQAAVEVLHAEITQGMATRSPRAVAYAIEPSLSVGPPPVQP
- a CDS encoding sulfatase-like hydrolase/transferase, which translates into the protein MLRHSARCAATALTLTLAVSGCVSHDAQTDADQRPNILLILTDDQGYGDLALHGNQHLDTPRMDALGNASVRLDNFHAAPVCSPTRASLMTGRQFLSTGVWGVHGGRDYLHLGETTIAQRLSAAGYATYMMGKWHLGKSAAYLPHQRGFDESWMITDRLYMHTDPVFNHNGTTEKPKGWTAEILTDLAIDCMSREPDKPWFIYLAHPLIHEPYFAPDELVTKYRAMGLSESLATLYAMTEHLDTEVGRVVDAVTDRQNQRETIVIFMGDNGPIGNPWNLPHLTVEEMQQRNPRGWRGTKGNLYENGARVPAFVYAPERYQPRIEQSDTDVVDIVPTILDLASLPHNDATFDGLSLVPLLEGKPDALPDQRPLFMANHDARWPSWSYLYSHLPDREALRFEDQAVAVREGRYKFVLGYGSSALYDLALDTAEQQDISDQQPDVRDRLESTLRAWWEERVAAMPASYHMPTFQIGLDNAPSTYLYACAPVTVRGGVRTASHAVHDWQQDGDAIGLSVNVLRPGAYSLRADLVAGDNPSGSLTVRIGDATTTAPISEIRWPTIGTLELPADENIMWISLDHPGVADSPVIQELRGIEITPAPR